The genomic window CACCTCCCGGTGCGCGAGCAATGGCGGACGATCAACCAGAAACTGGTCGGTCACTTCAGGTATTACGGGATCACGGGGAACTCCAGGGCCCTGGCGCACTTCCGCTATGAAGTTGGGCGAAGGTGGCGTGGATGGCTCAACCGGAGGTCCCAGCGGGCCCGCATGACCTGGGATCGCATGAACAAGCTTCTGGCTCGGTTCCCACTGGCCCCAGCCATCAGTTACGCATCGAAACTACGTCCTCAGCGACCGTGACGAGGAGCCGGATGCGGTAGTCCCGCACGTCCGGATCTGAGGGGGGCCGGGGGCGCAAGCTCCCCGGCCTACCCGACTAAAAAAGATAAATAAATCAAATATCTTCGTCATCCTTGGCCGCCTGCCTCACCAGTTGCCCGCAGGCCCCGGCCACGTCCTGGCCCCGGCTCCGCCGGACGCTGACCGTGATGCCCCGGCCCGCCAGGATCCCGCACAGCTCCACGATCCGTTCCTCCGTGGGCGGCTCGAAGCCCGAGCCCTCGTGGGGGTTGAACGGGATGAGGTTCACCTTGGACGGGAACCGCGCGGCGAAGGCCGCCAGCCGCGCCCCGTCCTCCAGCGCGTCGGTGACGCCCTTCAGCAGGACGTATTCCAGCGTGATCTTCTCCCCGTGCTCCAGGGGGAAGGCGCCCAGGACGGCGGCCAGGGCCTCCAGGTTCCATGCCCGGTTCACGGGCATGATGCTGGAGCGGTAGGCGTCGGTGGTGGCGTTGAGGCTCAGCGCCAGGCGGGGCCTGGGCTTGAACCCGGCCAGGCGCTGGATGCCGGTGACCAGCCCGGAGGTGGACAGGGTGATGCGCTTGGGGGAGATGCCCAGGCCGGCGGGATCCGTGAGGAGGGCGAAGGCCGCCATGAGGTTGTCCAGGTTGTGCAGCGGCTCGCCCATGCCCATGAAGACCAGGTTCACCG from Geothrix sp. 21YS21S-2 includes these protein-coding regions:
- the rlmN gene encoding 23S rRNA (adenine(2503)-C(2))-methyltransferase RlmN is translated as MTFHEPAPELAAGPRPNAAGMDLPRLKALVASMGESSFRAAQLHHGLYRMRWTAWEQFTNLSKALRIRLEREVLLSWPAVSESVPSADGSTKHAFLLEDGAQVEGVHMPYGKRTTLCLSSQVGCAMGCTFCATGLMGIRRNLTPGEIAGQVVAMLNAHGHGPDEAVNLVFMGMGEPLHNLDNLMAAFALLTDPAGLGISPKRITLSTSGLVTGIQRLAGFKPRPRLALSLNATTDAYRSSIMPVNRAWNLEALAAVLGAFPLEHGEKITLEYVLLKGVTDALEDGARLAAFAARFPSKVNLIPFNPHEGSGFEPPTEERIVELCGILAGRGITVSVRRSRGQDVAGACGQLVRQAAKDDEDI